In Vidua macroura isolate BioBank_ID:100142 chromosome 7, ASM2450914v1, whole genome shotgun sequence, a single genomic region encodes these proteins:
- the CCDC14 gene encoding coiled-coil domain-containing protein 14 isoform X2, with amino-acid sequence MILKVPTVQALSSGRLSGATKLTNGRNQFGLRKGCHSDVEFSSTESANQVDTIHNGLDHCAALLKNILQKEATGRETVHKQPGKTTTFKFTSKPLLTKGNTSKKKGLKRIITPAPVQKEIVPISNRKVASSTTPSTEKELSSAAQNQMVQPIHMPCSEHSPGSYQKLYDHVQTQMSLVTGQPPQKSNEIPTVTPSPTSNQGCQNVTALNYQLPTSTSALSLQHSANPLSTQSGVPVDSANECMPKMGGPVVCPVVSAAPAAAAQTQSGAALPGVIPCTAPGASTPSLPALVPKSSAKEMAPGQEQQVKEADLMRCLQALLQSHEMLNGRTEQRCHHHCPAKHDGSCDTEEDTPEEHSEDMVSEEDELNVLDMSPVKDTSCKESYVKKALKSRKESPEETALKVRTVKYLMGELRALVTDQGDSEMLRLMSEVEDSVSLLPAVVGSRNIQAEIALALQPLRSENAQLRRRLRILNQQLREQGSSEKTSGQSCNYELVSLQSLNMMLQSQLKESQKGLDSLQAKNEELLKIIESQKEENKHLVKGIQDKEEELLENKQHYDIHSTKLKIEVEEALGTVKSLQLKLEASEKENKILGITLRQRDAEVKRLRELTRTLQGSMAKLLSDLMGNNVRPKPEKALSKSLLEDHEKQMQSELFPGSTSVITYLKTLEMDHVLIDTDLQFSNKIGEVEKQNLSYEKFAAEGSKINSTFTEEQTSAPRGPPAPLKQDAETGSDSGTLLDDQTKLDETIYIPLTSSASKKQQPVSGRNSVLPQSRGACQRLDYNCELPSSVQQYGCEDPTLPDKLNAGYNVKRTVENMLEVTGGKAKTEGDKVQVRPRGIPSGAAKDFMDKPDQPQPGPYPCASMPFPAGVSQKSGSKAADFSCISFDDFSGRSDWSASSFSTFTSRDEEDFKNSLAALDANIARLQRTLQSNIRKQ; translated from the exons ATGATTCTTAAAGTCCCCACAGTTCAG GCTCTGTCTTCTGGAAGGCTGTCAGGAGCAACTAAACTAACAAATGGAAGAAATCA gtTTGGCTTAAGGAAAGGATGTCATTCTGATGTAGAATTCTCTTCCACTGAATCTGCCAATCAG GTTGATACTATTCATAATGGACTTGACCATTGTGCAGCTTTACTGAAGAATATCTTACAAAAGGAAGCTACAG GAAGAGAGACTGTCCATAAACAACCTGGGAAAACAACTACCTTTAAATTTACTTCCAAGCCTTTGCTTACCAAAGGAAATACTTCCAAGAAGAAAGGGTTAAAAAGAATCATTACTCCTGCCCCTGTCCAAAAAGAAATTG tGCCAATATCAAATAGAAAAGTTGCCTCATCTACCACACCTTCTACTGAGAAGGAACTTTCCAGTGCAGCACAGAATCAGATGGTTCAACCAATTCATATGCCTTGCAGTGAGCACTCTCCAGGGTCATATCAGAAACTGTATGACCATGTGCAAACTCAGATGTCTCTGGTAACTGGCCAACCCCCACAGAAGAGTAATGAAATTCCTACTGTAACTCCTTCTCCTACCTCAAACCAGG gatGTCAAAATGTTACAGCTTTGAATTATCAGTTACCTACCTCCACATCAGCACTATCCCTGCAGCATTCAGCTAACCCCTTATCCACTCAGTCA GGTGTTCCTGTAGACAGTGCCAATGAATGTATGCCAAAAATGGGAGGACCTGTGGTTTGCCCAGtggtttctgctgctcctgctgctgctgcacaaacacagtctggagctgctcttcctggtgTGATCCCCTGTACAGCACCGGGAGCATCAACCCCTTCACTGCCTGCATTGGTCCCAAAATCTTCTGCCAAAGAGATGGCCCCAGGCCAAGAGCAGCAGGTGAAAGAAGCAGATTTGATGCGGTGCTTACAAGCCCTGTTACAATCCCATGAAATGCTGAATGGCAGGACTGAACAGAGGTGCCATCATCACTGTCCAGCAAAACATGATGGCTCATGTGACACAGAGGAGGATACTCCTGAGGAGCACAGTGAGGACATGGTCAGTGAAGAAGATGAATTGAATGTACTAGACATGTCTCCAGTGAAAGATACAAGCTGTAAGGAAAGTTATGTGAAGAAAGCTCTAAAATCTAGAAAAGAAAGTCCAGAAGAAACAGCCCTTAAAGTTAGGACTGTAAAGTATCTTATGGGTGAGCTCAGAGCACTGGTAACAGATCAAG GTGACTCAGAAATGCTGAGGTTGATGAGTGAAGTAGAAGACTCCGTATCCTTGCTCCCAGCTGTGGTGGGAAGCAGGAATATCCAAGCTGAAATAGCTCTGGCTTTGCAGCCTCTGCGCAGTGAGAATGCCCAGCTGCGCAG GAGACTAAGAATATTAAACCAGCAACTTAGGGAACAAGGAAGCAGTGAGAAAACATCTGGACAGAGCTGCAACTATGAAT TGGTTTCTTTGCAGTCCTTGAATATGATGCTCCAGAGTCAATTGAAAGAATCGCAGAAAGGCCTTGATTCACTGCAGGCTAAAAATGAAGAACTACTGAAAATAATAGAAagtcagaaagaagaaaataaacaccttGTAAAAGGTATTCAAGATAAAGAAGAAGAATTGctagaaaacaaacagcattaTGATATTCATTCCACCAAGCTCAAGATTG AAGTGGAAGAGGCATTAGGAACTGTGAAGAGCCTTCAGTTGAAGCTGGAAgcttcagagaaagaaaataagattttgggCATAACATTACGTCAGCGTGATGCAGAAGTTAAGAGACTGAGGGAATTAACCAG AACCTTGCAGGGCAGCATGGCCAAGCTTCTGTCTGACCTCATGGGGAACAATGTTAGACCCAAACCTGAAAAAGCTCTCTCAAAGTCTCTTTTGGAAGACCATGAAAAGCAGATGCAATCTGAGCTGTTTCCTGGGAGTACTTCAGTAATAACTTACCTTAAGACATTAGAAATGGATCATGTTTTGATAGATACGGATCTTCAATTCTCAAACAAAATTGGAGAAgtagaaaagcaaaatctgtCCTATGAAAAGTTTGCTGCTGAAGGAAGTAAAATTAACAGTACATTCACAGAAGAACAAACATCAGCTCCCAGAGGACCACCAGCTCCATTGAAGCAAGATGCAGAAACAGGGAGTGATTCTGGAACTTTACTAGATGACCAAACCAAGCTGGATGAGACAATTTATATTCCACTGACTAGCAGTGCCTCTAAAAAACAGCAGCCAGTCTCTGGAAGAAATAGTGTTCtaccccagagcagaggggcttgCCAGAGGCTGGATTACAACTGTGAGCTcccaagctctgtccagcagtATGGATGTGAGGATCCAACTCTACCGGATAAATTAAATGCTGGGTACAATGTGAAAAGGACTGTGGAAAACATGCTTGAAGTTACAGGGGGTAAAGCGAAGACAGAAGGAGACAAAGTCCAAGTGAGACCAAGAGGCATTCCAAGTGGGGCTGCAAAAGATTTCATGGATAAACCAGACCAGCCTCAGCCTGGTCCATACCCTTGTGCATCGATGCCATTTCCAGCAGGGGTTTCTCAGAAATCAGGCAGTAAAGCAGCTGATTTTAGTTGCATTTCATTTGATGATTTCTCAGGGAGGTCTGACTGGAGCGCATCTTCTTTCTCAACATTTACTTCTCGAGATGAAGAGGACTTTAAAAATAGCTTAGCAGCCTTGGATGCCAACATAGCCAGATTACAAAGGACTCTGCAAAGTAACATTAGGAAACAATGA
- the CCDC14 gene encoding coiled-coil domain-containing protein 14 isoform X1: MAAPRTARPRKALSSGRLSGATKLTNGRNQFGLRKGCHSDVEFSSTESANQVDTIHNGLDHCAALLKNILQKEATGRETVHKQPGKTTTFKFTSKPLLTKGNTSKKKGLKRIITPAPVQKEIVPISNRKVASSTTPSTEKELSSAAQNQMVQPIHMPCSEHSPGSYQKLYDHVQTQMSLVTGQPPQKSNEIPTVTPSPTSNQGCQNVTALNYQLPTSTSALSLQHSANPLSTQSGVPVDSANECMPKMGGPVVCPVVSAAPAAAAQTQSGAALPGVIPCTAPGASTPSLPALVPKSSAKEMAPGQEQQVKEADLMRCLQALLQSHEMLNGRTEQRCHHHCPAKHDGSCDTEEDTPEEHSEDMVSEEDELNVLDMSPVKDTSCKESYVKKALKSRKESPEETALKVRTVKYLMGELRALVTDQGDSEMLRLMSEVEDSVSLLPAVVGSRNIQAEIALALQPLRSENAQLRRRLRILNQQLREQGSSEKTSGQSCNYELVSLQSLNMMLQSQLKESQKGLDSLQAKNEELLKIIESQKEENKHLVKGIQDKEEELLENKQHYDIHSTKLKIEVEEALGTVKSLQLKLEASEKENKILGITLRQRDAEVKRLRELTRTLQGSMAKLLSDLMGNNVRPKPEKALSKSLLEDHEKQMQSELFPGSTSVITYLKTLEMDHVLIDTDLQFSNKIGEVEKQNLSYEKFAAEGSKINSTFTEEQTSAPRGPPAPLKQDAETGSDSGTLLDDQTKLDETIYIPLTSSASKKQQPVSGRNSVLPQSRGACQRLDYNCELPSSVQQYGCEDPTLPDKLNAGYNVKRTVENMLEVTGGKAKTEGDKVQVRPRGIPSGAAKDFMDKPDQPQPGPYPCASMPFPAGVSQKSGSKAADFSCISFDDFSGRSDWSASSFSTFTSRDEEDFKNSLAALDANIARLQRTLQSNIRKQ; encoded by the exons atgGCCGCGCCGAGGACTGCGCGGCCCCGCAAG GCTCTGTCTTCTGGAAGGCTGTCAGGAGCAACTAAACTAACAAATGGAAGAAATCA gtTTGGCTTAAGGAAAGGATGTCATTCTGATGTAGAATTCTCTTCCACTGAATCTGCCAATCAG GTTGATACTATTCATAATGGACTTGACCATTGTGCAGCTTTACTGAAGAATATCTTACAAAAGGAAGCTACAG GAAGAGAGACTGTCCATAAACAACCTGGGAAAACAACTACCTTTAAATTTACTTCCAAGCCTTTGCTTACCAAAGGAAATACTTCCAAGAAGAAAGGGTTAAAAAGAATCATTACTCCTGCCCCTGTCCAAAAAGAAATTG tGCCAATATCAAATAGAAAAGTTGCCTCATCTACCACACCTTCTACTGAGAAGGAACTTTCCAGTGCAGCACAGAATCAGATGGTTCAACCAATTCATATGCCTTGCAGTGAGCACTCTCCAGGGTCATATCAGAAACTGTATGACCATGTGCAAACTCAGATGTCTCTGGTAACTGGCCAACCCCCACAGAAGAGTAATGAAATTCCTACTGTAACTCCTTCTCCTACCTCAAACCAGG gatGTCAAAATGTTACAGCTTTGAATTATCAGTTACCTACCTCCACATCAGCACTATCCCTGCAGCATTCAGCTAACCCCTTATCCACTCAGTCA GGTGTTCCTGTAGACAGTGCCAATGAATGTATGCCAAAAATGGGAGGACCTGTGGTTTGCCCAGtggtttctgctgctcctgctgctgctgcacaaacacagtctggagctgctcttcctggtgTGATCCCCTGTACAGCACCGGGAGCATCAACCCCTTCACTGCCTGCATTGGTCCCAAAATCTTCTGCCAAAGAGATGGCCCCAGGCCAAGAGCAGCAGGTGAAAGAAGCAGATTTGATGCGGTGCTTACAAGCCCTGTTACAATCCCATGAAATGCTGAATGGCAGGACTGAACAGAGGTGCCATCATCACTGTCCAGCAAAACATGATGGCTCATGTGACACAGAGGAGGATACTCCTGAGGAGCACAGTGAGGACATGGTCAGTGAAGAAGATGAATTGAATGTACTAGACATGTCTCCAGTGAAAGATACAAGCTGTAAGGAAAGTTATGTGAAGAAAGCTCTAAAATCTAGAAAAGAAAGTCCAGAAGAAACAGCCCTTAAAGTTAGGACTGTAAAGTATCTTATGGGTGAGCTCAGAGCACTGGTAACAGATCAAG GTGACTCAGAAATGCTGAGGTTGATGAGTGAAGTAGAAGACTCCGTATCCTTGCTCCCAGCTGTGGTGGGAAGCAGGAATATCCAAGCTGAAATAGCTCTGGCTTTGCAGCCTCTGCGCAGTGAGAATGCCCAGCTGCGCAG GAGACTAAGAATATTAAACCAGCAACTTAGGGAACAAGGAAGCAGTGAGAAAACATCTGGACAGAGCTGCAACTATGAAT TGGTTTCTTTGCAGTCCTTGAATATGATGCTCCAGAGTCAATTGAAAGAATCGCAGAAAGGCCTTGATTCACTGCAGGCTAAAAATGAAGAACTACTGAAAATAATAGAAagtcagaaagaagaaaataaacaccttGTAAAAGGTATTCAAGATAAAGAAGAAGAATTGctagaaaacaaacagcattaTGATATTCATTCCACCAAGCTCAAGATTG AAGTGGAAGAGGCATTAGGAACTGTGAAGAGCCTTCAGTTGAAGCTGGAAgcttcagagaaagaaaataagattttgggCATAACATTACGTCAGCGTGATGCAGAAGTTAAGAGACTGAGGGAATTAACCAG AACCTTGCAGGGCAGCATGGCCAAGCTTCTGTCTGACCTCATGGGGAACAATGTTAGACCCAAACCTGAAAAAGCTCTCTCAAAGTCTCTTTTGGAAGACCATGAAAAGCAGATGCAATCTGAGCTGTTTCCTGGGAGTACTTCAGTAATAACTTACCTTAAGACATTAGAAATGGATCATGTTTTGATAGATACGGATCTTCAATTCTCAAACAAAATTGGAGAAgtagaaaagcaaaatctgtCCTATGAAAAGTTTGCTGCTGAAGGAAGTAAAATTAACAGTACATTCACAGAAGAACAAACATCAGCTCCCAGAGGACCACCAGCTCCATTGAAGCAAGATGCAGAAACAGGGAGTGATTCTGGAACTTTACTAGATGACCAAACCAAGCTGGATGAGACAATTTATATTCCACTGACTAGCAGTGCCTCTAAAAAACAGCAGCCAGTCTCTGGAAGAAATAGTGTTCtaccccagagcagaggggcttgCCAGAGGCTGGATTACAACTGTGAGCTcccaagctctgtccagcagtATGGATGTGAGGATCCAACTCTACCGGATAAATTAAATGCTGGGTACAATGTGAAAAGGACTGTGGAAAACATGCTTGAAGTTACAGGGGGTAAAGCGAAGACAGAAGGAGACAAAGTCCAAGTGAGACCAAGAGGCATTCCAAGTGGGGCTGCAAAAGATTTCATGGATAAACCAGACCAGCCTCAGCCTGGTCCATACCCTTGTGCATCGATGCCATTTCCAGCAGGGGTTTCTCAGAAATCAGGCAGTAAAGCAGCTGATTTTAGTTGCATTTCATTTGATGATTTCTCAGGGAGGTCTGACTGGAGCGCATCTTCTTTCTCAACATTTACTTCTCGAGATGAAGAGGACTTTAAAAATAGCTTAGCAGCCTTGGATGCCAACATAGCCAGATTACAAAGGACTCTGCAAAGTAACATTAGGAAACAATGA